The following are from one region of the Flavobacteriaceae bacterium UJ101 genome:
- the tilS|mesJ gene encoding tRNA(Ile)-lysidine synthetase (Ligates lysine onto the cytidine present at position 34 of the AUA codon-specific tRNA(Ile) that contains the anticodon CAU, in an ATP-dependent manner. Cytidine is converted to lysidine, thus changing the amino acid specificity of the tRNA from methionine to isoleucine; Belongs to the tRNA(Ile)-lysidine synthase family; Contains 1 CMP/dCMP-type deaminase domain.; KEGG: fbc:FB2170_12466 tRNA(Ile)-lysidine synthase), whose product MTLENFKDHINKNFSFLKKKKILIALSGGVDSMVLTYLLHHLDYNISVAHCNFKLRKEADEDQLFCKSVATQLQIPFYTIHFDTRKYAIDRKQSIQMAARELRYEWFTKLMDENKYDFLATAHHLNDSIETFLINLSRGTGLKGLIGIPENENRIIRPLLSFSKEAIKNYAIDQKLEWREDFSNQEDKYLRNHVRLNVVPELEKMNNQFLNKFQKTIHYLNQYNELINNDLKRTLKEIVLKEEANEIVFDVERLLNLKPLETYLHLIFSPYGFLEMKDLMNILNNVSGKQLFNDQYRIIKSRKQLFLIRNTIISEEKIFLEKEKFDQKTLNLKDFVRNLPFYHQTEIEVDTEKLIFPLVLRKKKKGDFFFPFGMKGKKKVSKFFKDEKLSLHQKEQVWLLENGDGKLIWIVGLRLDDRFKLSKNTQKVSKISI is encoded by the coding sequence GTGACATTGGAGAATTTTAAAGATCATATAAATAAAAATTTTTCTTTTTTAAAAAAGAAGAAAATACTTATTGCCTTAAGTGGAGGGGTAGATAGTATGGTTCTAACCTATCTTTTACATCATTTAGATTACAATATCAGTGTTGCTCATTGTAATTTTAAATTAAGAAAAGAAGCTGATGAAGATCAACTTTTTTGTAAATCTGTAGCAACTCAATTACAAATACCTTTTTATACCATCCATTTTGATACAAGAAAGTATGCAATTGATCGTAAGCAATCCATTCAAATGGCTGCTCGAGAATTACGTTATGAGTGGTTTACAAAATTAATGGATGAAAATAAGTATGATTTCTTAGCAACAGCTCATCATTTGAATGATAGTATTGAAACCTTTTTAATTAATCTATCTCGAGGTACAGGCTTAAAAGGATTAATAGGAATTCCAGAAAATGAAAATAGAATTATACGCCCGTTATTATCCTTTTCTAAAGAAGCAATAAAAAATTATGCCATAGATCAAAAATTAGAATGGCGAGAAGATTTTTCCAATCAGGAAGATAAGTATTTACGTAATCATGTACGTTTAAATGTAGTTCCTGAATTAGAAAAAATGAACAATCAATTTTTAAATAAATTTCAAAAAACAATTCATTATTTAAATCAGTATAATGAATTAATTAACAATGATTTAAAAAGAACACTTAAAGAGATAGTTTTAAAGGAAGAAGCAAATGAGATTGTTTTTGATGTAGAACGATTATTGAATTTGAAACCATTAGAAACCTATTTACACCTGATTTTTAGTCCTTATGGTTTTTTAGAAATGAAAGATTTAATGAATATTTTAAATAATGTGTCAGGAAAGCAATTATTTAACGACCAATACCGTATCATAAAAAGTCGAAAACAGTTATTTTTAATTCGAAATACTATTATTTCAGAAGAAAAAATATTCTTGGAAAAAGAAAAATTTGATCAAAAAACCTTGAATTTAAAGGATTTTGTTAGAAATTTGCCTTTTTACCATCAGACTGAAATAGAAGTAGATACGGAAAAACTAATTTTTCCGTTAGTATTAAGAAAAAAGAAAAAAGGTGATTTCTTTTTTCCGTTTGGAATGAAAGGGAAAAAGAAAGTGAGTAAGTTTTTTAAAGATGAAAAATTATCCTTACATCAAAAAGAACAAGTTTGGTTGTTAGAAAATGGAGATGGAAAGTTAATTTGGATTGTAGGGTTACGATTGGATGATCGGTTTAAATTAAGTAAAAACACTCAAAAAGTAAGTAAAATAAGTATATAA